The Geotalea uraniireducens Rf4 genome window below encodes:
- the nrfD gene encoding NrfD/PsrC family molybdoenzyme membrane anchor subunit, with protein MTAARLIINEIKGYHRFLKFLMVLVGLGALASLVRFIFGLGVTTNLNDTYPWGLWISFDVVTAVPLAAGAFTLGAITHCFHIKKLEPLVRPAIVTGFLGYSLVSVGLLLDLGQPQRCWHTMVFWNPHSPMFEVSMCIMAYTTVLFLEFLSPVCERFGYHLPLRVLRTLEMPLVVAAAAISTLHQSSLGTFFLIAVDKLHSLWYNPLLPLLFWISAIFSGLSIIILEATMTHKWLGQEDESELLETLARIIPWVIGVYILVKAYALFFLSQGPFFDRPGMVALFAVETIAGVFVPFFMFMRKKVRTDNRLRAIAAGLLIFGLVLNRFNVSMYGMIHDGQVYIPSLVETLVTVGIIAAEILFFVLIAKYFPIFEHHPETVDYSIPDHFRKIEKEHGEHGKVGSEA; from the coding sequence ATGACCGCTGCAAGACTTATCATCAATGAAATAAAGGGGTACCACCGCTTTCTCAAGTTCCTCATGGTGCTGGTCGGCCTCGGAGCCCTCGCCTCGCTGGTCCGTTTTATCTTCGGCCTCGGCGTGACCACCAACCTGAACGATACCTACCCATGGGGGTTGTGGATATCCTTCGACGTGGTCACCGCCGTGCCTCTGGCCGCCGGCGCCTTCACCCTCGGTGCGATCACCCACTGCTTCCATATCAAGAAGCTGGAGCCGCTGGTGCGGCCGGCCATCGTCACCGGTTTTCTCGGATACTCCCTGGTGAGCGTCGGGCTGCTCCTCGACCTGGGGCAACCGCAGCGCTGCTGGCACACCATGGTCTTCTGGAATCCCCATTCACCCATGTTCGAAGTATCCATGTGCATCATGGCCTACACCACGGTCCTCTTCCTGGAGTTCCTCTCGCCGGTCTGCGAACGGTTCGGCTATCACCTGCCGCTCCGGGTGCTCCGCACCCTGGAGATGCCCCTGGTGGTTGCCGCCGCGGCCATCTCCACCCTCCACCAGTCGTCGCTCGGTACCTTCTTCCTCATCGCCGTGGATAAGCTGCACAGCCTCTGGTACAACCCGCTGCTGCCGCTTCTGTTCTGGATTTCCGCCATCTTCAGCGGCCTTTCCATCATCATTCTCGAAGCGACCATGACCCATAAGTGGCTCGGCCAGGAGGACGAATCGGAACTCCTGGAAACCCTGGCGCGGATCATCCCCTGGGTGATCGGCGTCTATATCCTGGTCAAGGCCTATGCCCTCTTCTTCCTCAGCCAGGGGCCGTTCTTCGACCGGCCGGGGATGGTTGCCCTGTTCGCCGTGGAAACGATTGCCGGGGTCTTCGTGCCGTTCTTCATGTTCATGCGCAAAAAGGTCCGCACCGACAACCGGCTGCGCGCCATCGCCGCCGGGCTTTTGATCTTCGGCCTGGTGCTGAACCGCTTCAACGTCTCCATGTACGGCATGATCCACGACGGGCAGGTCTACATCCCGTCACTGGTCGAGACGCTCGTCACCGTCGGCATCATCGCGGCGGAGATACTCTTCTTCGTTCTCATCGCCAAGTATTTCCCGATCTTCGAACACCATCCGGAAACGGTGGACTATTCGATCCCCGACCACTTCCGCAAGATCGAGAAAGAGCATGGGGAGCATGGCAAGGTGGGGAGCGAGGCGTAA
- a CDS encoding 4Fe-4S dicluster domain-containing protein, which yields MNSDLKEFNSAAAFLIDMTKCTGCRGCQVACKQWNQLKGEKTRFFNGEGYQNPPSMSEYTFTRIKFRDYQKNGQNEFAFYKEMCMHCNEPACASVCPVGAFKKTKEGPVVYDAKRCIGCRFCMVACPFGVPKYEWSKAFPLVRKCTGCYSRIREGLKPACATACPSAITYGPRAEMLKEAERRIAARPERYLKKIYGKEEAGGTSVIYLTALPFDELGFKQVTKRSLPSYTWQALRLVPGIFLTVGGSLSLLSWFTHRKERLKKEEEQRQASSHKAKEENQ from the coding sequence ATGAACAGCGATCTCAAGGAATTCAACAGCGCCGCGGCGTTTCTCATAGACATGACCAAATGCACCGGCTGCCGCGGCTGTCAGGTGGCCTGCAAACAGTGGAACCAGTTGAAGGGGGAGAAAACCCGGTTCTTCAACGGCGAGGGGTATCAGAATCCTCCCTCCATGTCCGAGTACACCTTTACCAGGATCAAGTTCCGCGATTACCAGAAAAACGGCCAGAACGAGTTTGCCTTCTACAAAGAGATGTGCATGCATTGCAATGAGCCGGCATGCGCCTCGGTCTGCCCGGTCGGCGCCTTCAAAAAGACCAAGGAAGGGCCGGTGGTCTACGATGCCAAGCGCTGCATCGGCTGCCGTTTCTGCATGGTGGCGTGCCCCTTCGGCGTCCCCAAGTACGAGTGGAGCAAGGCCTTCCCCCTGGTCAGGAAGTGCACCGGCTGTTACAGCCGGATCAGGGAAGGGCTGAAACCGGCCTGCGCCACCGCCTGCCCATCGGCGATCACCTACGGGCCGCGGGCAGAGATGCTCAAGGAAGCGGAGCGACGGATCGCCGCCCGGCCCGAGCGTTACCTGAAGAAGATTTACGGCAAGGAGGAAGCGGGGGGAACGAGCGTCATCTATCTCACCGCCCTGCCGTTCGACGAACTCGGCTTCAAGCAGGTCACCAAGCGTTCGCTCCCATCTTACACCTGGCAGGCACTACGGCTGGTGCCAGGGATATTCCTCACCGTCGGCGGTTCCTTGTCGCTCCTCTCCTGGTTCACCCACCGCAAGGAGCGGCTGAAAAAGGAAGAGGAGCAGAGACAGGCATCAAGCCATAAGGCGAAGGAGGAGAACCAATGA